From a single Paenibacillus sp. FSL W8-0426 genomic region:
- a CDS encoding rhamnogalacturonan lyase codes for MPLAAKVLSSALSAALLLAGTSGIAGATAPSVSGSADVELQSNKGGGQVKSIQLEYLDRGLVAASTSEGVFLSWRLLADEATGYSDKGLTGTDFNVYRDGKKIATVTDSTNYVDPAGKTSSKYQVAAVNSKGKESKKSDAVKPWANGYIDLPLQKPADGVTPAGEAYTYSANDMSVGDVNGDGQYEFFVKWDPSNAKDVSQKGYTGSTYVDCYTLDGQLLYRIDLGVNIRSGAHYTQMLVYDFDGDGKAELMFKTAPGTKIIKYNKKGKVTSEKYITLPKEDRKAGYSNEDDYRLSAKGYYDHVVQMFRNWHKHEEVVNGNWPATLEEAFGIEKKYTYPLSQQDAESLADYFMDVYAPERSARNDLRTFEGFILNGPEYVTVFEGESGKELQTVPYEPERHDDGLMWGDYAMARIEPGNRVDRFLAGVAYLDGKKPSAIFARGYYTRSTMVAYNWDGKKLKKEWKVDSGWTPMKNPFNDGPHGVDGTDPQYGSITTQGAHYFSVADVDGDGKQEIVYGSATIDHDGSVLYSSTDVMPPESAAPGTVARLGHGDAIHVADIDPARPGLEIFMVHEGGPWAPYGYSLRDAKTGEVIYGGYTGKDTGRGMVGDVDPTRRGLETWAVGLWTADGQKISDTAPGTNMSIRWAGNMTTQIVDGAIDVTPTIKDWTRGTLLTATGTLTNNHTKGTPSLVADIFGDWREEMLVRTADSSAIRIYLSTELTDRKLYTLMHDAMYRVGIAGQNSGYNQPSYPSFYMASDIDWSKIPLPKFHTPGKGKGDK; via the coding sequence ATGCCTTTGGCGGCAAAAGTGCTTTCCTCCGCGCTTAGCGCAGCTTTGCTTCTGGCAGGCACTTCAGGAATCGCCGGGGCGACAGCGCCATCCGTTAGCGGTTCGGCTGATGTTGAACTGCAATCCAACAAAGGAGGCGGTCAGGTGAAAAGCATTCAGCTCGAATACCTGGATCGGGGGCTGGTCGCCGCATCGACATCCGAGGGTGTGTTTCTCAGCTGGAGGCTGCTGGCGGACGAAGCAACGGGATACAGCGACAAGGGGTTGACGGGAACGGACTTTAACGTTTACCGCGACGGCAAGAAGATCGCGACCGTAACGGACAGCACCAATTATGTCGATCCGGCAGGCAAAACGTCCTCCAAGTACCAGGTCGCCGCCGTGAACTCCAAAGGCAAGGAAAGCAAAAAAAGCGATGCCGTCAAACCTTGGGCCAACGGATATATCGATCTGCCATTGCAGAAACCTGCCGATGGCGTGACTCCTGCCGGAGAAGCCTATACGTATTCCGCCAATGACATGAGCGTCGGAGATGTGAACGGCGACGGCCAATACGAGTTTTTCGTCAAATGGGATCCATCCAATGCCAAGGACGTTTCGCAAAAAGGATATACAGGCAGCACTTACGTCGATTGTTACACGCTGGACGGGCAGCTGTTGTACCGGATCGATCTCGGGGTCAACATCCGTTCGGGTGCTCATTATACGCAGATGCTCGTTTATGATTTCGACGGGGACGGCAAGGCTGAATTGATGTTCAAAACCGCTCCCGGCACCAAAATCATCAAATACAACAAAAAAGGCAAAGTCACTTCCGAGAAATACATCACCCTGCCGAAGGAGGACCGCAAAGCGGGCTATTCGAACGAGGATGATTACCGTCTGAGCGCAAAAGGATATTACGATCATGTAGTGCAGATGTTCCGGAACTGGCACAAGCACGAGGAAGTCGTCAACGGGAACTGGCCTGCCACGCTGGAGGAAGCCTTCGGCATCGAGAAAAAGTACACGTATCCTCTCTCCCAGCAGGATGCGGAGAGCTTGGCCGACTACTTTATGGACGTGTACGCGCCGGAACGGAGCGCACGGAACGATCTGCGCACGTTTGAAGGTTTCATCCTGAACGGGCCGGAATACGTGACCGTCTTTGAAGGCGAATCCGGCAAAGAGCTGCAGACCGTACCTTATGAACCGGAAAGGCATGACGATGGCCTGATGTGGGGCGATTACGCGATGGCGCGCATCGAACCCGGCAACCGGGTAGACCGGTTCCTGGCAGGGGTGGCGTATCTGGACGGCAAGAAGCCTTCCGCTATTTTCGCGCGCGGATACTATACTCGCTCCACAATGGTCGCCTACAACTGGGATGGCAAGAAACTGAAGAAGGAATGGAAGGTGGACAGCGGCTGGACGCCGATGAAAAATCCGTTCAACGACGGGCCTCATGGCGTAGACGGCACAGATCCGCAGTACGGTTCGATCACAACGCAGGGAGCCCACTATTTCAGCGTGGCCGACGTGGACGGGGACGGCAAGCAGGAAATCGTGTACGGCTCGGCCACGATTGACCATGACGGCAGCGTCTTGTACAGTTCCACCGACGTCATGCCGCCGGAGAGCGCTGCGCCGGGGACGGTGGCCCGCTTGGGACACGGCGACGCGATTCATGTGGCGGACATCGATCCGGCTCGGCCGGGGCTCGAAATTTTCATGGTGCATGAAGGCGGCCCTTGGGCTCCGTACGGTTATTCGCTAAGAGACGCCAAGACCGGCGAAGTGATCTATGGCGGGTATACCGGCAAAGATACCGGACGCGGCATGGTCGGCGACGTTGATCCGACGCGCCGGGGCCTCGAAACGTGGGCCGTGGGACTGTGGACAGCCGATGGCCAGAAGATCAGCGATACGGCTCCAGGTACCAACATGAGCATTCGTTGGGCAGGCAACATGACGACCCAGATCGTGGACGGCGCGATCGACGTGACGCCGACGATCAAGGATTGGACGCGCGGCACGCTGCTCACCGCCACGGGCACGCTGACGAACAATCATACGAAAGGAACGCCGTCGCTCGTGGCGGACATTTTCGGCGATTGGCGCGAGGAGATGCTCGTTCGCACGGCAGACAGCTCCGCGATCCGTATCTATCTGAGCACCGAGCTAACGGATCGTAAGCTGTACACGCTGATGCATGACGCGATGTACCGTGTGGGCATCGCCGGCCAGAACAGCGGCTATAACCAGCCTTCGTATCCGTCGTTCTACATGGCTTCGGACATCGACTGGTCGAAGATACCGCTGCCAAAGTTCCATACGCCAGGAAAAGGTAAAGGCGACAAGTAA
- a CDS encoding histidine phosphatase family protein, with translation MVTHTFYLVRHGLKEQAIGDVPLTAEGIRQAQAVARILAPMPTDLIVTSPLRRARQTADCIAARIQAPLMEDVRLRERANWGDLPGQTLEQFVEMWDRCTRDPDYAPPVGDSARQAGMRFAECLNELGAVSAASSDDDRNIVIVTHGGLITDLLVHLFSEDELNVWHDAFIAKQSQLVPECSITRLIHDNGRYRLSDFASVSHLS, from the coding sequence ATGGTTACCCATACTTTCTATCTGGTCAGGCATGGGCTCAAAGAGCAGGCGATCGGTGACGTTCCCCTTACCGCCGAAGGCATACGGCAGGCCCAAGCCGTCGCACGCATATTGGCTCCAATGCCCACTGACCTCATCGTAACCAGTCCGCTCCGGCGGGCGCGGCAAACGGCCGACTGCATTGCTGCACGGATCCAAGCGCCGTTGATGGAGGACGTACGCCTGAGAGAGCGGGCAAACTGGGGGGATCTGCCCGGCCAGACGCTGGAGCAATTCGTCGAGATGTGGGACCGCTGCACGCGCGATCCCGATTATGCGCCACCGGTGGGCGACTCCGCCCGGCAGGCCGGGATGCGGTTCGCCGAATGCCTGAACGAGCTTGGTGCCGTATCGGCTGCATCATCCGATGATGATCGCAATATTGTTATTGTTACGCATGGTGGCTTGATCACTGATTTGCTGGTTCACTTGTTCTCCGAAGATGAGCTGAACGTTTGGCACGATGCGTTTATCGCCAAGCAGAGCCAGCTTGTGCCGGAGTGCTCCATCACGCGGCTGATTCATGACAACGGACGGTATCGCCTGTCGGACTTTGCTTCCGTTTCACATCTGTCATGA
- a CDS encoding CehA/McbA family metallohydrolase translates to MKWLACELHTHTLHSDGSQTLSELAAGASKLGFDAIALTDHNTMSGLADRKDIAKEHGLLIIPGMEWTTFHGHMVTLGLDAYVDWRTVDKDGILDGIAAVHEQGGLAGLAHPFRIGSPACTGCYWEYEIKDWSAVDYIEVWSGTFAPIQHNNQRAFALWNDKLNEGYRISATSGRDWHTQADTTDPLSVTYLGIPDDADPDEEQLVQALRRGHVSVTVGPLLELGIKTGGTTYDLGAIIPAHPPDAHGGNFAIASVSIDFSVRPGRWTLPGRTCKLVLQSNLGTEVTREVYAPESHARLEPCELNIPDTTGRRWIRAELWGSVQGAYMLIAFTNAIYFE, encoded by the coding sequence ATGAAATGGCTCGCCTGTGAGCTGCATACCCATACGCTGCACAGTGACGGAAGTCAGACGCTGTCCGAACTGGCCGCGGGAGCAAGCAAGCTTGGCTTCGACGCGATTGCCTTGACGGATCACAATACGATGTCCGGTCTGGCCGATCGCAAAGACATCGCTAAGGAGCATGGGCTGCTCATTATTCCGGGCATGGAGTGGACAACGTTCCACGGACATATGGTCACGCTTGGACTGGATGCATATGTGGATTGGCGGACCGTAGACAAGGACGGCATTTTGGATGGCATTGCAGCCGTCCACGAACAGGGCGGCCTGGCGGGGCTTGCCCATCCTTTTCGAATCGGAAGTCCGGCCTGCACCGGCTGTTATTGGGAGTATGAGATCAAAGACTGGTCTGCCGTCGATTACATCGAGGTTTGGTCCGGGACCTTTGCCCCGATCCAACACAACAATCAACGGGCATTCGCTTTATGGAATGACAAGCTGAACGAGGGCTATCGCATATCCGCTACTTCCGGCCGCGACTGGCATACGCAGGCCGACACGACGGATCCGCTGTCCGTGACGTATTTGGGTATTCCGGACGATGCCGATCCTGACGAGGAACAACTCGTCCAGGCCCTGCGCCGCGGACATGTCTCCGTAACGGTCGGTCCGCTGCTGGAGTTAGGCATCAAAACCGGCGGTACCACTTATGATCTTGGAGCGATCATTCCGGCACATCCACCGGATGCACACGGTGGCAATTTCGCCATCGCATCGGTGTCGATCGATTTCTCGGTCAGGCCGGGTCGATGGACGCTGCCGGGACGAACCTGCAAGCTGGTGCTGCAGTCCAATCTGGGCACGGAAGTTACTCGTGAGGTGTATGCACCCGAAAGCCATGCGCGATTGGAGCCATGCGAATTGAACATTCCTGATACCACTGGCCGAAGGTGGATCAGGGCCGAATTATGGGGCAGCGTGCAGGGTGCTTATATGCTGATCGCATTTACGAATGCCATTTATTTTGAATAG
- a CDS encoding glycerophosphodiester phosphodiesterase produces the protein MKPFPWVTAHTGCMGMPEHSEESLHAALALGADIYEDDIRVTRDGVLVLAHDDEVVLADGNHGSISSLTLDELNAGLLQPIPLLEPMLRQIGAAGKTMNLDIKMPASLEPVFHMLTRLQMTDQAFLSGCEHELAMEANRYGNNVPKLLNVNVDSFRTLDYAEAVKQACHEARSADCFGLNMPYVLIRPELMETAEREQLKVYAWTVTDASDMARLAGLGVASITTRNVAGLMAVKARWNEAKEKRD, from the coding sequence ATGAAGCCTTTTCCATGGGTAACCGCACACACGGGATGTATGGGCATGCCGGAACATTCGGAGGAATCGCTGCACGCGGCGCTTGCGCTGGGGGCGGACATCTACGAAGACGACATACGTGTGACGCGGGACGGCGTGCTCGTGCTCGCCCATGACGACGAAGTGGTGCTGGCAGACGGCAACCATGGCAGCATATCCAGCTTGACGCTGGACGAACTGAACGCCGGCTTGCTGCAGCCGATTCCCCTTTTGGAGCCGATGCTGCGGCAGATCGGAGCCGCGGGCAAAACGATGAATCTGGACATTAAAATGCCGGCCAGCCTGGAGCCTGTCTTCCATATGTTAACCCGGCTGCAAATGACGGACCAAGCTTTCCTGAGCGGCTGCGAACATGAATTGGCCATGGAGGCCAACCGTTACGGAAACAACGTCCCCAAGCTGCTGAACGTAAACGTGGACAGCTTCCGAACGCTTGATTACGCGGAGGCCGTCAAGCAAGCATGCCATGAAGCAAGGTCGGCGGATTGCTTTGGGCTGAACATGCCCTATGTATTGATCCGCCCGGAACTAATGGAAACGGCCGAGCGCGAACAGCTGAAGGTCTACGCATGGACCGTGACCGACGCAAGCGACATGGCCAGGCTCGCCGGGCTGGGCGTGGCGTCGATCACGACGCGGAACGTGGCCGGGCTGATGGCCGTCAAGGCGCGATGGAATGAAGCGAAGGAGAAACGCGATTGA
- a CDS encoding LacI family DNA-binding transcriptional regulator, whose amino-acid sequence MNTKLNHSLKELAQLAGVSKSTASRVISGKGYASPEVRERVLNAAEKLRYKPNAVARAMVTKRTNNIGVIVFRETLPIVSHPLYGKIIDAILMASEARGYSVFLKTDKEMSLRSTDYMLEQRVDGLILVSRLRKNVIDYVKKFNIPYLMVNGSTDDPEVIHLVSNDEEGGGRAAEYMHGLGHRRFFILSGPGAHRSHSLRLSGFHKRLLQLGVSGEEDIFIAESPESHFDYGVRLMNQHYDAFRAGGYTALFTTNDMLALGAMKVLLEHGVRIPDEVAVMGYDNIELGAMYSPALTTVSVNAAGIGLDAVDILDRLIGGEKDVPPLVEYDSEVVIRQST is encoded by the coding sequence TTGAATACCAAGCTGAATCACAGTTTAAAGGAGCTGGCGCAGCTGGCCGGCGTGTCGAAGTCCACGGCTTCGCGCGTCATCTCCGGCAAAGGCTACGCCAGCCCCGAGGTGCGCGAACGCGTGCTGAACGCGGCAGAGAAGCTGCGTTATAAACCAAACGCCGTCGCCAGGGCGATGGTGACGAAACGCACGAACAACATCGGCGTCATCGTGTTTCGCGAGACGCTGCCGATCGTGTCCCATCCGCTGTATGGCAAAATCATCGATGCCATTCTCATGGCGTCCGAAGCGAGAGGCTACTCCGTTTTCCTCAAAACCGACAAGGAAATGTCGCTTCGTTCGACCGACTACATGCTGGAGCAGCGGGTAGATGGGCTGATTCTGGTCAGCCGGTTGCGTAAAAACGTCATTGATTACGTGAAGAAATTCAACATTCCGTATCTGATGGTCAACGGGTCGACGGACGATCCGGAGGTCATTCATCTGGTCAGCAACGACGAAGAAGGCGGGGGACGCGCGGCGGAATATATGCATGGGCTCGGCCATCGCAGGTTTTTCATCCTGTCGGGCCCCGGTGCGCACCGAAGCCACTCGCTGCGGTTATCCGGTTTCCACAAGCGATTGCTGCAGCTGGGCGTATCCGGGGAGGAGGACATTTTCATTGCCGAATCTCCCGAATCCCATTTCGATTACGGTGTCCGGCTGATGAACCAGCATTACGACGCATTTCGTGCAGGCGGATACACGGCCTTGTTCACGACGAACGACATGCTGGCATTGGGTGCGATGAAGGTGCTGCTGGAGCACGGGGTACGGATTCCGGACGAAGTCGCCGTGATGGGGTATGACAACATTGAGCTTGGCGCGATGTATTCGCCGGCATTGACGACGGTGAGCGTGAATGCGGCAGGCATCGGCCTGGATGCGGTCGACATTCTCGACCGGTTGATCGGCGGGGAGAAGGACGTGCCCCCGCTGGTCGAATATGACAGCGAAGTCGTGATCAGGCAGTCTACTTGA
- a CDS encoding ABC transporter permease subunit, producing the protein MLWYWKAVGLRRIVEFVLLTIFAVFFAGPLLNLLVLAFSEKWNYPDVLPQVWGFKWWNFVLAKDDIVSSISLSFLIATLVTALSIVLCIPAAYAFARIQFPLKRMFLFSFLLTNAFPKMGLYVSIAVLFYKVGLMNTLLGVVLIHMINVLMFMTWIPTAAFRNVHAAQEESARDVGATPFRVFRSITLPMAMPGILVASVFTFLHSLDEAQGTFLVGIPDFKTMPIVMYSIISDFPSSAGAVFSIILTLPTIILLIAAQRLVSADVLASGFQVK; encoded by the coding sequence ATGCTGTGGTATTGGAAAGCGGTCGGCCTCAGGCGGATTGTGGAATTTGTGCTCCTGACGATCTTTGCCGTGTTTTTTGCCGGACCGCTGCTGAATTTGCTCGTGCTGGCGTTCAGCGAGAAATGGAACTATCCGGACGTTCTTCCGCAGGTATGGGGCTTTAAATGGTGGAACTTCGTGCTTGCCAAGGACGATATCGTCTCGTCTATTTCCTTGTCGTTCCTGATCGCGACGCTGGTTACGGCGTTATCCATCGTGCTGTGCATTCCGGCAGCCTATGCGTTTGCCCGGATACAGTTTCCGCTGAAGCGTATGTTCCTGTTTTCGTTTCTGCTGACCAATGCGTTTCCGAAAATGGGACTGTACGTATCGATCGCGGTGCTCTTCTACAAGGTGGGGTTGATGAATACGCTGCTAGGCGTTGTGCTGATCCACATGATCAATGTGCTGATGTTCATGACCTGGATTCCGACGGCTGCATTCCGCAACGTACATGCCGCCCAGGAAGAATCGGCGAGGGACGTGGGAGCGACGCCGTTCAGGGTGTTCCGCAGCATCACGCTGCCGATGGCTATGCCGGGAATTCTCGTCGCATCGGTGTTCACGTTCCTGCATTCGTTGGATGAAGCTCAGGGCACGTTCCTGGTCGGCATTCCCGATTTCAAAACGATGCCGATCGTGATGTATTCGATCATTTCCGATTTCCCGAGCAGCGCGGGAGCGGTGTTCTCCATCATTTTGACGCTGCCAACGATCATTCTTCTGATTGCCGCGCAGCGGCTGGTTAGCGCGGACGTGCTGGCCAGCGGATTCCAGGTGAAGTGA
- a CDS encoding ABC transporter ATP-binding protein, with product MQLKVQELTKRYKTGDGVSGINLEVAKGELVTLLGPSGCGKTTVLRSIGGFLEPDSGDILIEGQSVIKLPPEKRPTSMVFQSYNLWSHMTVYDNLAFGLKIRKMPKADIRAAVSDALQLVRLPGYEKKYPSQLSGGQQQRVALARSLLLKPAVLLLDEPFSALDAKLRHEMREELREIQMQTGLTMVFVTHDQEEALSLSDRIIVMNKGNIEQIAKPQEIYDEPASLYVASFIGKMNFLEGVADEQNIRVGEAVFPNDKHLRGKVTVAVRPEDVGIHDGLQGQGMLAGKIKHIMILGHYAEVTVDLAGFGSLRTFQTKEATQQLRIGKDVQVSITRLTGYPELVTQ from the coding sequence ATGCAGTTGAAGGTACAGGAATTGACCAAACGTTACAAAACCGGTGACGGCGTCAGCGGAATCAATCTGGAAGTGGCAAAAGGGGAACTGGTCACGCTGCTCGGTCCTTCGGGCTGCGGCAAAACGACCGTGCTGCGCAGCATCGGCGGCTTTCTGGAGCCGGACTCGGGCGACATTCTCATCGAAGGACAGAGCGTCATCAAGCTTCCGCCGGAGAAGCGGCCCACATCGATGGTATTTCAGAGCTACAATCTGTGGTCCCACATGACGGTGTACGACAACCTGGCGTTTGGGCTGAAAATTCGCAAAATGCCCAAAGCCGACATTCGCGCTGCCGTATCGGATGCGCTCCAGCTCGTTCGCCTGCCCGGCTACGAAAAGAAATATCCGTCGCAATTGTCAGGCGGTCAGCAGCAGCGGGTCGCGCTGGCCCGATCACTGCTGCTCAAGCCGGCGGTTTTGCTCCTGGACGAGCCATTCTCGGCGCTCGATGCCAAGCTGCGGCACGAGATGCGGGAGGAGCTGCGCGAAATCCAAATGCAGACCGGACTTACGATGGTGTTCGTTACCCATGATCAGGAAGAGGCTTTGTCCTTGTCCGATCGCATCATCGTCATGAACAAAGGGAACATCGAGCAGATTGCGAAGCCGCAGGAAATTTACGATGAACCTGCATCGCTGTATGTCGCCAGCTTTATCGGCAAAATGAACTTTTTGGAGGGGGTGGCGGATGAGCAGAACATCCGTGTCGGGGAAGCCGTTTTTCCGAATGACAAACATCTGCGCGGAAAGGTAACGGTAGCGGTTCGACCGGAAGACGTGGGCATCCACGACGGATTGCAGGGACAGGGAATGTTGGCCGGCAAGATCAAACACATCATGATTCTGGGGCACTACGCCGAGGTGACGGTCGATCTGGCCGGCTTTGGCAGTCTGCGGACGTTTCAAACGAAGGAAGCGACGCAGCAGTTGCGAATCGGCAAAGACGTTCAAGTATCGATCACCCGATTGACCGGATATCCGGAACTCGTAACCCAATAA
- a CDS encoding extracellular solute-binding protein produces MRTKKTWLTMFSSVMLSAVMLAGCGNGASNTAASSEGGSSTATAAETTTSFNFYFTGSQNVKDLWDTLVPMFEEKNKEVDVNLVYIPSGTGAQPTYDRIMAAKQAGKGSGDIDLYEDGIAVVSQGIKDGVWSQLSEGDIPNISKVSAQTMKDVENYAVPYRSSAVVLAYDSTKVANPPKTMDELLQWIKANPGQFAYNDPSTGGSGSSFVQTVVYKDLPEEDIHNSDPAVMEKWESGFNTLKELGQYVYGDGIYPKKNQGTLDLLMNGEVSIIPAWSDMVLQQINEGLLPDTVKMQQITPGFNGGPTYLMVNGESDKKEAINQFIDFVLSPEAQEVIVDKMNGFPGIELSNMSQDMQNKFNGVSDGFRTFNIGDLSTEMNKRWQNEVAAQ; encoded by the coding sequence ATGCGCACAAAAAAAACCTGGTTAACCATGTTCTCTTCAGTGATGCTGTCTGCTGTCATGCTGGCCGGATGCGGAAACGGCGCTTCGAACACCGCTGCGTCGTCCGAAGGCGGTTCATCCACGGCCACAGCGGCCGAAACGACGACTTCGTTCAATTTCTATTTTACCGGATCGCAAAACGTGAAGGACCTATGGGATACGCTGGTTCCGATGTTTGAAGAGAAAAATAAGGAAGTCGACGTGAACCTGGTCTATATTCCGTCCGGAACGGGTGCCCAGCCAACCTATGATCGCATCATGGCGGCCAAACAAGCGGGCAAAGGCTCGGGCGACATCGATCTGTATGAAGACGGCATCGCCGTTGTTTCCCAAGGCATCAAGGATGGCGTATGGTCCCAGCTGAGCGAGGGCGACATTCCGAACATCAGCAAAGTCAGCGCGCAAACGATGAAGGACGTCGAAAACTATGCCGTTCCATATCGCTCTTCCGCCGTGGTACTCGCCTATGACAGCACCAAAGTGGCGAACCCGCCCAAAACGATGGACGAGCTCTTGCAATGGATCAAAGCCAACCCCGGCCAGTTCGCTTACAATGATCCGTCCACCGGCGGTTCTGGCAGCTCTTTCGTACAGACGGTCGTGTATAAGGACCTGCCCGAAGAAGACATCCACAACAGCGATCCGGCAGTGATGGAAAAGTGGGAATCCGGTTTTAACACGCTGAAAGAATTGGGCCAATACGTGTATGGCGACGGCATCTATCCGAAGAAAAATCAGGGCACGCTGGACCTGCTCATGAACGGCGAGGTGTCGATCATCCCGGCATGGTCCGACATGGTGCTGCAGCAGATCAACGAAGGCCTCCTGCCGGATACGGTCAAAATGCAGCAGATCACGCCAGGCTTCAACGGCGGACCGACATACCTGATGGTGAACGGCGAATCGGACAAGAAGGAAGCGATCAACCAGTTTATCGATTTCGTGCTGTCTCCTGAAGCACAAGAGGTTATCGTGGATAAAATGAACGGCTTCCCTGGCATCGAGCTCTCGAACATGTCCCAGGACATGCAGAACAAATTCAACGGCGTATCCGACGGGTTCCGCACGTTCAACATCGGCGACCTGAGCACCGAGATGAACAAACGCTGGCAGAATGAAGTTGCGGCGCAATGA
- a CDS encoding ABC transporter permease subunit has protein sequence MSKKTKQAIAGLAMVLPSFAVLLFVVIIPIIQSLIMSLSNGEGGYDLSRYQMLFTDKGMRANIIFTLRITLISCVLVLLVSYALAIYMRFNNGRIVEMIRKTYMIPLFIPGVIASYGLINLLGNHGWLARLLDGTGIELPRIIFDEKGIIIANLWFNIPFTTMLLSSALASIPSSVIESAKDVGAGKLKLFVRFILPLTYKTFLVAVTFVFMGVIGSFTAPFLMGANSPQMLGVSMQQVFSVFQEREQAAAMAFFSFLLCSVMGAFYIRSMSQEENAKA, from the coding sequence ATGAGTAAAAAAACGAAACAGGCGATCGCAGGGCTCGCCATGGTCCTTCCTTCTTTTGCCGTCCTGCTGTTCGTGGTCATCATTCCGATCATCCAGTCGCTGATCATGAGTCTCAGCAATGGCGAGGGCGGCTACGATCTCAGTCGGTATCAGATGTTATTTACCGATAAAGGCATGCGGGCCAACATCATCTTTACGCTCCGCATCACGCTGATCTCCTGCGTGCTTGTGCTGCTGGTCAGTTATGCGCTTGCCATCTACATGCGGTTCAACAACGGCCGGATCGTGGAGATGATTCGCAAAACGTACATGATTCCTTTGTTCATTCCGGGCGTCATTGCCAGCTACGGGCTGATCAACCTGCTCGGCAACCATGGCTGGCTGGCACGGCTGTTGGACGGCACGGGCATTGAGCTGCCGCGGATCATTTTCGACGAAAAGGGCATCATCATCGCCAATCTGTGGTTCAACATTCCGTTTACGACGATGCTGCTCAGCTCCGCGCTGGCGAGCATTCCGTCCTCGGTCATCGAGAGCGCAAAGGATGTGGGGGCAGGCAAACTGAAGCTGTTCGTTCGTTTCATTCTGCCGCTGACCTACAAGACGTTTCTGGTGGCCGTGACGTTTGTGTTCATGGGCGTGATCGGGTCGTTTACCGCACCGTTCCTGATGGGCGCCAATTCCCCGCAAATGCTCGGCGTGTCGATGCAGCAGGTGTTTAGCGTATTCCAAGAGCGGGAGCAGGCTGCGGCCATGGCCTTCTTCTCGTTCCTGCTCTGCTCGGTCATGGGGGCGTTCTACATCC